A section of the Clostridium omnivorum genome encodes:
- the dapD gene encoding 2,3,4,5-tetrahydropyridine-2,6-dicarboxylate N-acetyltransferase — protein sequence MSYNLTDPYEIARFIKEAQKTTPVKAYVEGNLQDCDFRNINAFGEGNFYVLFGEHQEIISFLEENKSKVNKYKLENDRRNSAIPLADYSNFNARIEPGAIIRDKVIIDNNAVIMMGAVINIGAEIGEGAMIDMNAVVGARGKIGKRVHLGAGAVVAGVLEPPSKDPCIIEDDVLIGANAVILEGVKVGKGSVVAAGAVVVEDVPSGVVVAGTPAKIIKIVDDKTKDKTQILDDLRK from the coding sequence ATGAGTTATAATTTGACCGATCCATATGAAATAGCACGATTCATAAAAGAAGCACAAAAAACCACTCCTGTAAAAGCATACGTAGAGGGTAATCTACAAGATTGTGATTTTCGCAATATAAACGCATTTGGCGAAGGCAACTTCTATGTTTTATTTGGAGAGCATCAAGAAATTATTAGCTTTTTAGAAGAGAATAAATCAAAAGTAAATAAATATAAATTAGAAAATGACAGAAGAAACTCAGCCATTCCACTTGCGGATTACTCCAATTTTAATGCAAGAATAGAACCAGGCGCTATTATAAGGGATAAAGTAATAATAGACAATAATGCAGTTATAATGATGGGTGCTGTGATAAACATAGGTGCAGAAATTGGCGAAGGTGCCATGATTGACATGAACGCTGTAGTAGGTGCAAGAGGTAAAATTGGCAAGAGAGTCCATCTTGGTGCTGGAGCTGTAGTAGCTGGTGTTTTAGAACCACCAAGTAAAGATCCATGTATTATTGAAGATGATGTGCTTATAGGAGCTAATGCCGTTATCCTAGAAGGTGTTAAAGTTGGCAAAGGTTCTGTTGTTGCTGCTGGTGCTGTAGTAGTAGAGGATGTGCCATCAGGTGTAGTAGTAGCAGGAACACCTGCAAAAATAATTAAAATAGTAGATGATAAAACAAAAGATAAAACTCAAATTTTAGATGACCTAAGAAAATAG
- the pdaB gene encoding polysaccharide deacetylase family sporulation protein PdaB: protein MKNTDRNSVKKILLALTLLLVSTVVSIGINYKYTGVFKIESRKLPIYCVDSKDKKVAITFDVSWGNDNTDKLLDILDKYDVKATFFIVGGWIDQNEDKVSEIKKRGHEIGNHSNKHPDMTKMSRDGIIQDINTCDAKLMKIIGEDTKLFRCPEGAYNNLVIDAAESTNHYCIQWDVDSIDWKENGADIEYNRVMKAVKPGSIILFHNNAKYTPETLPKIIENLKSQGYSFVKAGDLIYKENYKIDLSGKQIQK from the coding sequence ATGAAAAACACAGATAGAAACAGTGTGAAAAAAATATTATTAGCATTGACTCTTCTGCTTGTAAGCACAGTTGTGTCTATAGGAATTAACTATAAATATACTGGTGTTTTTAAAATTGAAAGCAGAAAACTTCCAATTTATTGTGTAGATTCTAAAGATAAAAAAGTTGCTATTACTTTTGACGTAAGCTGGGGAAATGATAATACTGATAAGCTTCTAGATATTTTGGACAAATATGATGTAAAGGCCACTTTTTTTATTGTAGGGGGATGGATAGACCAGAACGAGGATAAAGTAAGTGAAATAAAAAAACGAGGGCATGAGATAGGAAATCACAGCAATAAGCACCCTGACATGACTAAAATGTCAAGAGATGGGATAATACAAGATATAAATACCTGTGATGCCAAGTTAATGAAAATTATTGGAGAAGATACAAAATTGTTTAGATGCCCTGAGGGGGCTTATAACAATTTAGTAATTGATGCTGCAGAAAGCACAAATCATTATTGTATTCAGTGGGATGTTGACAGTATTGACTGGAAAGAAAATGGCGCTGATATTGAATATAATAGAGTTATGAAAGCAGTAAAGCCTGGTTCTATTATTTTATTTCATAATAATGCAAAGTACACTCCTGAGACACTTCCTAAAATAATAGAAAATTTAAAATCACAAGGATATAGCTTTGTTAAGGCGGGAGACTTAATTTACAAGGAGAACTATAAAATTGATTTATCTGGCAAACAAATACAAAAATAG
- the dapA gene encoding 4-hydroxy-tetrahydrodipicolinate synthase — protein MSIFKGSGVAIVTPFNERGVDFEKLGELIEWHISNKTDAIIICGTTGEASTMTEDERKETIKFTVGKVNKRIPVIAGTGSNNTAASIKMSQWAESIGVDALLVITPYYNKTTQKGLVEHFKAIATSVSLPIIAYNVPSRTGMNLLPKTLKELCQFDNIVAVKEASGNISQIAQIKALCGDRMDIYSGNDDQTVAIMAVGGIGVISVLANIIPKEIHHMCDSFLKGDLKSALKIQLDTLALNDAVFIETNPIPIKTAMNLLGMKVGSLRLPLCDMTEGNLSILKKELNSYGLQLGE, from the coding sequence ATGAGTATTTTCAAAGGTTCTGGGGTAGCAATAGTAACCCCTTTTAACGAAAGAGGAGTAGATTTTGAAAAACTTGGAGAACTAATTGAATGGCATATTTCAAACAAAACTGATGCTATAATAATTTGCGGTACTACTGGTGAAGCATCCACTATGACAGAAGATGAAAGAAAAGAAACAATAAAATTCACTGTAGGTAAGGTTAATAAAAGAATTCCTGTTATAGCAGGTACTGGGTCTAACAACACTGCAGCATCCATCAAAATGAGTCAATGGGCAGAAAGTATTGGTGTTGATGCACTACTAGTTATAACTCCTTATTATAATAAAACTACACAAAAAGGACTTGTAGAACATTTTAAAGCTATTGCAACCAGCGTATCCTTACCTATCATAGCATATAATGTACCTTCAAGAACTGGTATGAATCTTTTGCCTAAGACCCTAAAAGAACTATGCCAATTTGACAACATAGTAGCTGTTAAAGAAGCCAGTGGAAACATAAGTCAAATAGCTCAAATAAAAGCTCTTTGCGGAGATAGAATGGATATATACTCTGGAAATGATGACCAGACAGTTGCTATAATGGCAGTTGGAGGTATAGGAGTAATTTCAGTTCTTGCAAACATTATACCTAAGGAAATCCACCATATGTGTGATAGTTTTCTAAAGGGTGATTTAAAATCTGCTCTTAAAATTCAGCTAGATACCTTAGCCTTAAATGATGCTGTTTTTATTGAAACAAATCCAATTCCTATAAAGACAGCAATGAATTTACTAGGTATGAAAGTAGGCAGCTTAAGACTCCCTCTTTGTGATATGACAGAAGGTAACCTTTCTATATTGAAGAAAGAATTAAATTCTTATGGCTTGCAGCTAGGCGAATAG
- a CDS encoding DUF4364 family protein has product MFEDTLELAEHKLLLLYIFNKIKFPISKNQITQIILENNFINYFTLQQYISELLSSGFLVQIMDDNKHRLNITDKGNKVLSLFESRLSQNKKDAIDAYLKNHLQNIKKEVTVSADYTIEGSNNFIVNLRAFENNVILIDLKLNVASNKQARELCDKWKSNSSDLYNKIVQLLIAD; this is encoded by the coding sequence ATGTTTGAAGATACTTTAGAATTAGCTGAGCATAAGCTTCTTTTATTATACATCTTCAATAAGATAAAGTTTCCTATCTCAAAAAATCAAATTACACAGATTATTTTGGAAAATAATTTTATTAATTATTTTACTTTGCAGCAGTATATTAGCGAGCTATTGTCCTCCGGTTTTTTAGTTCAAATTATGGATGATAATAAGCACAGACTGAATATCACTGATAAAGGAAACAAAGTTCTTTCATTATTTGAGAGCAGGCTTTCTCAGAATAAGAAAGATGCTATAGATGCATATTTAAAAAATCATTTACAGAACATCAAAAAAGAAGTTACTGTTTCAGCTGACTATACAATAGAAGGTTCAAACAATTTTATAGTAAATCTACGTGCATTTGAAAACAATGTAATTTTAATAGATTTAAAACTCAATGTGGCCTCAAATAAACAGGCAAGAGAGCTCTGTGATAAATGGAAGAGTAATT
- a CDS encoding aspartate-semialdehyde dehydrogenase: protein MKYNVAVVGATGMVGRKFIEVLEQRNFPVNNLYFFASKRSAGKKLTFKDQEIVVEELIEDNISNKQIDFALFSAGGDTSLTFAPIFAKYNAVVIDNSSAWRMNSEVPLVVPEVNPEDIKWHKGIIANPNCSTIQAVVALKPLIDKYGIKRIIYSTYQAVSGSGLGGYSDLKEGLNGASPKKYPHPIANNILPHIDVFLENGYTKEEIKMIEETKKIMHDDKLRITATTVRVPVYYGHSESINIELKNPFEIEDIFELYKNSKGIILQDDVKNNVYPMPINAEGHDEVYIGRIRRDYSIDNGLNLWVVADNIRKGAASNAIQIAESIINESK, encoded by the coding sequence ATGAAATACAATGTTGCAGTAGTTGGAGCTACAGGGATGGTTGGAAGAAAGTTCATAGAAGTACTTGAACAAAGAAACTTTCCTGTAAATAACCTTTATTTTTTTGCTTCAAAACGTTCAGCAGGAAAAAAGCTTACTTTTAAGGATCAGGAAATCGTTGTTGAAGAGCTTATTGAGGATAATATTTCAAATAAACAAATTGACTTTGCTCTTTTTTCCGCAGGAGGTGACACAAGTTTAACTTTTGCGCCTATATTTGCAAAATATAACGCAGTAGTAATTGATAATAGCAGCGCATGGAGAATGAATTCTGAAGTCCCTTTGGTAGTGCCAGAAGTTAATCCTGAGGATATAAAGTGGCATAAAGGAATAATTGCCAATCCAAATTGTTCCACAATTCAAGCTGTAGTTGCACTAAAACCATTAATTGATAAATATGGAATTAAGAGAATTATTTACTCCACATATCAAGCAGTATCCGGGTCAGGTCTTGGTGGTTACTCAGACTTAAAAGAAGGATTAAACGGTGCTTCCCCTAAAAAATACCCTCATCCTATAGCAAATAATATTCTTCCACATATAGATGTATTTTTAGAAAATGGCTATACGAAGGAAGAAATTAAAATGATTGAAGAAACCAAAAAAATAATGCATGACGATAAATTAAGAATAACAGCTACAACAGTAAGAGTTCCAGTTTACTACGGACATAGTGAAAGTATTAACATAGAACTTAAAAATCCTTTTGAAATTGAAGACATATTTGAACTATATAAGAATTCAAAAGGCATTATTTTACAAGATGATGTGAAGAACAATGTTTATCCAATGCCTATAAATGCTGAAGGACACGATGAAGTATATATAGGAAGAATAAGAAGAGATTATAGCATCGATAATGGATTAAACCTCTGGGTTGTAGCAGACAATATTCGAAAAGGTGCTGCTTCAAATGCAATACAAATTGCAGAAAGTATTATAAACGAAAGTAAATAA
- a CDS encoding alpha/beta-type small acid-soluble spore protein, which translates to MAQGRTGSGRTQLVPEVHSLLDNMKYEIAEDMDLGVHQGSEDYWGSVSSKNCGKVGGEMVKRLISMAENEMLNGKTP; encoded by the coding sequence ATGGCTCAAGGAAGAACAGGAAGCGGAAGAACTCAGCTTGTTCCAGAGGTACATTCCTTATTAGATAATATGAAATATGAAATAGCTGAAGATATGGATTTAGGCGTTCATCAAGGGTCTGAGGATTATTGGGGAAGCGTTAGTTCTAAAAATTGTGGTAAAGTTGGCGGAGAGATGGTAAAAAGACTTATCTCTATGGCAGAAAACGAAATGCTAAACGGAAAAACACCATAA
- a CDS encoding peptide ABC transporter substrate-binding protein, which translates to MNSKKIMATVLATAVVATTVLAGCGKKAASDTSKTEIDKDQYVNAFLKAEPQTLDISKAKDLYSSQILQEVTEGLTRLEKDDKGKEVTKPAGAESWTKSDDGLTWTFKIRDMKWSDGKAVSAKDYEYSIKRTLDPKTAAQYAFFLYPIKGAQEYNSAKDDAKAAALKDAVGVKATDDKTLVITLAKPTAYFLDTTNFKVYLPQRQDVVEKAGDKYGTEANTLVFNGPFKIKEWVHQNKFTLEKNADYWDAKNVKLNTVNFKIIKDEEARMKELYNGSTDIGGVRKTEWMQKYDQAGKFTKLEGFDGSSVYQFYNTKPEYNGQKNIFSNVKVRQAFSLALNREDIVKTLYKGLGKPAYGWVPNEILIGGEEFRSKVEEPIKKLADANKDPKALFIEGLKELGLGDDPSKISVEYLSSGTDAQSKEISEYYQQTYQKALGIKMTIKYVEWNIFQNMTDKMEYQLGGMAWGADYNDPMTFMDMWMTGANMVPTGWESKDYDAFIEKASNSIDPKVRTQAFADAEKFFLVDQSVITPVIYRKYAYYEYKYVKNAMFVNFGQLQEFKYAYTQGRPAK; encoded by the coding sequence ATGAATAGCAAAAAGATAATGGCTACAGTGCTAGCAACAGCAGTAGTAGCTACAACAGTTTTAGCTGGTTGCGGAAAAAAAGCTGCTTCTGATACTAGCAAAACTGAAATCGACAAGGATCAATATGTAAATGCGTTCCTTAAAGCTGAACCTCAAACACTTGATATTTCAAAGGCGAAGGATTTATATTCTTCACAAATTCTTCAAGAAGTAACTGAAGGCCTTACTAGACTTGAAAAAGATGATAAGGGTAAAGAAGTTACAAAGCCAGCAGGAGCTGAAAGCTGGACAAAATCTGATGATGGATTAACTTGGACATTCAAAATCAGAGATATGAAGTGGTCAGATGGAAAGGCTGTATCCGCAAAGGATTATGAATACAGCATAAAGAGAACATTGGATCCAAAAACTGCTGCTCAATATGCTTTCTTCCTATATCCAATAAAGGGAGCACAAGAGTATAACTCAGCTAAGGATGATGCAAAGGCAGCTGCACTAAAAGATGCAGTTGGAGTTAAGGCTACTGATGACAAGACTCTTGTTATCACACTTGCTAAACCAACAGCATATTTCCTAGATACTACAAACTTTAAAGTTTACTTACCACAAAGACAAGATGTAGTTGAAAAAGCTGGAGATAAATATGGTACTGAAGCTAATACTCTAGTATTCAACGGACCATTCAAAATCAAAGAATGGGTTCACCAAAACAAGTTCACTCTTGAAAAGAATGCTGATTACTGGGATGCAAAGAATGTTAAGTTAAATACAGTTAACTTCAAAATTATAAAAGATGAAGAAGCTAGAATGAAAGAACTTTATAATGGATCTACTGATATCGGTGGTGTAAGAAAAACAGAGTGGATGCAAAAGTATGATCAAGCTGGCAAGTTTACTAAACTTGAAGGATTTGATGGTTCCAGCGTATACCAATTCTATAACACTAAGCCAGAATACAATGGACAAAAGAACATATTCAGTAATGTTAAGGTAAGACAGGCGTTCTCACTTGCACTTAACAGAGAAGATATAGTTAAGACTCTTTACAAAGGTCTTGGAAAACCAGCTTATGGATGGGTACCAAACGAAATTCTAATAGGTGGAGAAGAATTCAGATCTAAGGTTGAAGAACCAATAAAGAAGCTTGCAGATGCAAACAAAGATCCAAAAGCTCTATTTATAGAAGGTCTTAAAGAACTTGGCTTAGGAGATGATCCTAGCAAGATATCTGTTGAGTACTTATCATCAGGTACAGATGCTCAATCAAAAGAAATTTCTGAATACTATCAACAAACATACCAAAAAGCTCTAGGCATTAAGATGACTATTAAGTATGTTGAGTGGAATATATTCCAAAACATGACTGACAAGATGGAATACCAACTTGGTGGTATGGCTTGGGGTGCTGACTACAATGACCCAATGACATTTATGGATATGTGGATGACTGGTGCTAACATGGTTCCTACTGGTTGGGAAAGCAAAGACTATGATGCATTCATAGAAAAAGCTTCTAACTCAATAGATCCAAAGGTTAGAACTCAAGCATTTGCTGATGCTGAAAAGTTCTTCTTAGTTGACCAATCAGTTATTACTCCAGTAATTTACAGAAAGTATGCATATTATGAATACAAGTATGTAAAGAACGCAATGTTTGTTAACTTTGGACAATTGCAAGAGTTCAAGTATGCATATACTCAAGGAAGACCAGCTAAATAA
- a CDS encoding pyridoxal phosphate-dependent aminotransferase: MIDCISNNVNKIEISGIRKFYNKVALVPEAISLTLGQPDFKVPDRIKKAMIDAINEDKTEYTSNIGLFQLREHIAQYLLSFKIKYSPEEICLTIGGSEALLAVFTALVNAGDKVLIPNVAYPAYDSCIKLLGGNVVNYPLNQDFTMDISSLENIIDNEKPKIMVLSYPSNPTGATLSKDDRDKLHSIILNKNIMVVTDEIYSSLCFEEEYYSISQFSDIRDKVIFVGGFSKMFSMTGLRLGYLCANKEIMKSVLKVHQYAVSCAPSISQYGALEGLKNCLDEVEKMRCEFQKRRDYVYNRLKLIGFDVVMPKGAFYIFPSVKKFGFSSEEFCERLLNDAKVAIVPGSAFGPGGEGFARISYSYSMEQLKDALDRIEKFINDKL; this comes from the coding sequence ATCATAGATTGCATATCAAATAACGTAAATAAAATTGAAATATCAGGGATAAGAAAATTTTATAATAAAGTAGCTTTAGTGCCAGAAGCTATTTCATTAACCTTGGGCCAACCAGATTTTAAGGTTCCTGATAGAATTAAAAAGGCAATGATAGATGCTATTAATGAGGATAAAACTGAATATACCTCAAACATTGGTCTTTTTCAATTAAGAGAGCATATTGCTCAGTATCTTTTATCTTTTAAAATAAAATACTCGCCTGAGGAAATATGTTTAACCATAGGAGGAAGTGAGGCTTTATTAGCTGTATTTACAGCATTAGTCAATGCTGGAGATAAGGTGCTAATTCCTAATGTTGCTTACCCTGCCTATGACAGTTGCATAAAATTATTGGGAGGAAATGTAGTAAATTATCCATTAAACCAGGACTTCACTATGGATATTTCTTCTCTAGAAAATATAATTGATAATGAAAAACCTAAAATTATGGTTTTGTCTTATCCTTCAAATCCTACTGGTGCTACACTGTCAAAGGACGATAGAGATAAATTGCATAGCATTATATTAAATAAAAATATAATGGTTGTAACAGATGAGATATATAGTTCTCTTTGTTTTGAAGAAGAATATTATTCTATTTCGCAATTCTCAGATATAAGGGATAAAGTTATTTTTGTAGGCGGTTTTTCTAAAATGTTCTCAATGACAGGCTTAAGACTTGGATATCTTTGTGCAAATAAAGAAATAATGAAAAGTGTGCTGAAGGTTCATCAATATGCAGTGTCTTGTGCACCTTCAATTTCTCAATATGGTGCACTTGAAGGATTAAAAAATTGTTTAGATGAAGTGGAAAAAATGAGATGTGAATTCCAAAAAAGAAGAGACTACGTATATAATAGATTAAAACTAATTGGTTTTGATGTTGTTATGCCTAAAGGTGCCTTCTATATATTCCCTTCTGTAAAGAAATTTGGATTCAGTAGTGAGGAGTTTTGTGAGAGACTTTTAAATGATGCAAAAGTTGCTATAGTACCTGGATCGGCATTTGGACCAGGAGGAGAAGGATTTGCAAGAATTTCTTATTCCTATAGCATGGAGCAGCTGAAAGATGCATTGGATAGAATTGAAAAATTTATTAATGATAAACTATAA
- a CDS encoding single-stranded DNA-binding protein gives MDNLMLNNKIYLEGKIAGELEFSHEMYGEGFYTFKLEVQRLSDAKDNLTITVSERLITGMDLKIGTDVIVEGQLRSYNKFQDGANRLILSVFARNVEFCIEKSKNPNQIFLDGYICKQPVYRTTPFGREIADMLLAVNRAYNKSDYIPTIAWGRNSRFCQTLKVGDNIKIWGRLQSREYEKKISDTETIKKIAYEVSISKMEKANKEDGTTISSEDMPLE, from the coding sequence ATGGACAATTTAATGTTAAACAATAAGATCTATTTAGAAGGAAAAATTGCAGGTGAACTAGAATTTAGCCATGAGATGTATGGTGAGGGTTTTTATACTTTTAAGCTTGAAGTACAAAGGCTAAGCGATGCAAAGGATAATCTAACTATTACTGTATCTGAAAGACTTATAACTGGTATGGACTTGAAGATAGGTACAGATGTAATTGTTGAAGGACAGTTAAGGTCTTATAATAAATTTCAAGATGGGGCCAATAGATTAATACTTTCGGTTTTTGCAAGGAATGTAGAGTTTTGCATTGAAAAGAGTAAGAATCCTAATCAAATATTCCTTGATGGTTATATATGCAAGCAGCCTGTATATAGGACTACCCCTTTTGGTAGAGAAATTGCAGATATGCTATTAGCAGTAAATAGAGCTTATAATAAATCTGACTACATCCCTACTATTGCTTGGGGAAGAAACTCAAGATTTTGCCAAACCTTAAAAGTAGGAGATAATATCAAAATTTGGGGGAGACTACAAAGCAGAGAATATGAGAAAAAAATATCTGATACAGAAACAATTAAGAAAATAGCATATGAGGTTTCCATATCTAAAATGGAAAAGGCAAATAAAGAAGATGGAACAACCATTTCCTCTGAAGATATGCCTTTGGAATAA
- a CDS encoding cob(I)yrinic acid a,c-diamide adenosyltransferase — MTELKKGYVQIYTGNGKGKTTAAVGLAVRAAGNEYNVYMVQFLKGSSTGELKSAEKLAPYFNIFRFEKKRGFFWTLNDEEKAELKLEIQKAYDFCCTVLKERKCDILIMDEVMGALHNNLITEEQLLQLIDLKPENMELILTGRNVPSEIAAKADLITEMKDIKHYFDIGVPAREGIEY, encoded by the coding sequence ATGACTGAGCTTAAAAAAGGGTATGTTCAAATATATACTGGCAACGGGAAAGGAAAGACCACTGCAGCAGTGGGGCTAGCAGTCAGAGCAGCAGGAAATGAGTATAATGTATATATGGTTCAATTTTTAAAGGGATCCAGCACTGGTGAACTAAAAAGTGCAGAGAAGCTAGCACCATATTTTAATATATTTAGATTTGAGAAAAAGAGAGGATTTTTCTGGACTCTAAATGATGAAGAAAAAGCAGAGCTAAAATTAGAAATACAAAAAGCGTATGATTTTTGCTGTACCGTACTTAAGGAAAGAAAATGTGACATACTTATAATGGATGAGGTAATGGGAGCTTTACATAATAATTTAATAACAGAAGAGCAATTACTGCAGCTTATAGATTTAAAACCAGAGAACATGGAACTAATACTTACTGGAAGAAACGTTCCTTCTGAAATAGCAGCGAAGGCTGATCTTATTACAGAGATGAAGGATATTAAACATTATTTTGATATAGGAGTCCCTGCTAGGGAAGGAATAGAATATTAA
- the dapB gene encoding 4-hydroxy-tetrahydrodipicolinate reductase, with product MINILLNGCGGKMGAMISQTIKNFPDLRIAVGVDKNPVSMEYTTFTSIKEVTEKVDVILDFSRPESLADLLSYAKENNVPLVLCTTGYTEEQLNIINSASKHQAIFRSSNMSLGINLINNLLKKISPVLYKDFDIEIIEKHHNQKVDAPSGTAILLANSIKDSIPESTKFVYGRDGIGKRQPLDIGIHAIRGGSIVGDHEVIYAGQGEIIELSHYAMSREVFAVGALKACQFINKKTEGLYSMDNIIESYMHI from the coding sequence ATGATAAATATATTATTAAATGGTTGCGGTGGTAAAATGGGCGCAATGATATCTCAAACTATAAAAAACTTTCCAGATCTTAGAATAGCTGTTGGTGTAGATAAAAACCCTGTAAGTATGGAATATACCACCTTTACTTCAATAAAAGAAGTAACTGAAAAAGTTGATGTAATTCTAGATTTTTCAAGACCAGAATCTTTAGCTGATTTGCTAAGCTATGCCAAAGAGAATAATGTTCCTTTAGTACTATGTACTACAGGTTATACCGAAGAACAGCTTAACATAATAAATAGTGCATCTAAGCATCAAGCTATATTTAGATCCTCAAACATGTCCTTAGGAATCAATCTTATAAATAATTTATTAAAGAAAATTTCTCCCGTTCTTTATAAGGATTTTGATATAGAAATAATTGAAAAACATCACAATCAAAAAGTTGATGCTCCAAGTGGAACTGCAATCTTATTAGCTAATTCCATTAAGGATTCAATACCTGAATCCACTAAATTCGTATATGGCAGAGATGGAATAGGTAAGAGACAGCCTTTGGATATTGGAATTCACGCAATAAGAGGTGGAAGTATTGTAGGAGATCATGAGGTAATCTATGCTGGCCAAGGAGAAATAATTGAACTTAGCCATTATGCTATGTCTAGGGAAGTTTTCGCAGTAGGTGCTCTTAAAGCTTGTCAATTTATTAACAAAAAAACAGAAGGACTCTATTCAATGGATAACATTATTGAAAGTTATATGCACATCTAA